The following are encoded together in the Carboxydothermus pertinax genome:
- a CDS encoding cell division protein SepF, which translates to MSGGLLDKVLNFIGLNEEEGEEFYEEEPAKKVKNRPNLVPLPGKSTLKMMVFEPRTFDEVQAIADSLKSGNPVVVNLERIDGELGRRVIDFLMGTTYALGGHLHKINPQIYLFAPQNVLIEGELKEFRDKNFMGLFK; encoded by the coding sequence ATGTCTGGTGGGCTTTTGGATAAAGTGTTAAATTTTATTGGTTTAAATGAAGAAGAAGGGGAAGAGTTTTACGAGGAAGAACCGGCAAAAAAAGTAAAAAATCGGCCCAATTTAGTTCCCCTACCGGGTAAAAGCACGTTAAAGATGATGGTTTTTGAACCGAGGACTTTTGATGAGGTACAGGCTATAGCAGACAGTTTAAAGTCAGGAAATCCGGTGGTGGTGAATTTAGAGCGAATTGATGGGGAGTTAGGCCGCAGGGTTATTGATTTTTTAATGGGAACAACTTATGCTTTGGGTGGACATTTACACAAAATAAATCCCCAAATTTATTTGTTTGCCCCACAAAACGTTTTAATAGAAGGGGAACTAAAAGAATTTCGGGACAAAAACTTTATGGGTCTATTTAAATAA
- the proC gene encoding pyrroline-5-carboxylate reductase — protein sequence MKPTVGIIGVGQMGGAIAKGLIKKEPPAFSKLYLADEKSEQLKPFSDKAEIVSNKELIEKAEVIILAVKPFLVEKLLEEFSTYLSEKILVSVAAGITLEKISKLVPQDCEVVRVMPNTPALISQGFTAITPSKADKLLAEIFTPLGEVVFLDEKYFDQITALSGSGPAYIYLVAEALIDGAVRLGLPRDIARKASVQTIIGAAMMLKESGAHPGELRDAVVTPGGTTAAGLYALEKQGLRGMFADCLEMAFERAKNLT from the coding sequence ATGAAACCAACTGTTGGTATTATCGGAGTAGGTCAAATGGGTGGTGCCATAGCAAAAGGACTTATAAAAAAAGAGCCACCGGCGTTTAGTAAACTTTATTTAGCCGATGAAAAAAGTGAGCAACTAAAACCTTTTAGTGATAAAGCAGAAATTGTTTCTAATAAAGAACTAATCGAGAAAGCTGAAGTAATAATATTAGCGGTAAAACCTTTTTTAGTTGAAAAACTTCTAGAAGAGTTTTCCACTTACTTATCGGAGAAAATTCTGGTTTCGGTTGCGGCAGGAATTACTCTAGAAAAAATTTCCAAATTAGTTCCCCAGGATTGTGAAGTGGTGCGGGTAATGCCTAATACTCCAGCTTTAATTAGCCAGGGATTTACAGCAATTACCCCGTCAAAAGCTGATAAATTATTAGCTGAAATATTTACACCTTTAGGGGAAGTAGTTTTTCTCGACGAAAAATATTTTGACCAAATTACTGCCTTGTCCGGAAGTGGTCCGGCTTATATTTATCTTGTGGCTGAAGCGTTAATTGATGGGGCAGTGCGCCTGGGACTTCCTCGGGATATAGCTCGTAAAGCTTCTGTGCAAACAATTATTGGTGCGGCGATGATGTTAAAAGAAAGTGGAGCTCATCCGGGAGAGCTTCGGGATGCGGTGGTAACGCCCGGGGGTACAACGGCGGCAGGACTTTATGCCTTAGAAAAACAAGGACTTCGGGGAATGTTTGCTGATTGCCTGGAAATGGCTTTTGAACGGGCTAAAAATCTTACCTAG
- a CDS encoding YggT family protein, whose product MNFLIDFINIAFNIYSWLIIIRILLSWIPVNPYSPIVSFITSLTDPYLNLFRRIIPPVGMIDFSPIAAFFVLEVIRMLLLQLLLMLG is encoded by the coding sequence ATGAATTTTTTAATAGATTTTATAAATATAGCATTTAATATTTACAGCTGGCTTATAATTATAAGGATTTTACTATCCTGGATTCCTGTAAATCCTTATTCACCTATTGTATCTTTTATAACATCTTTAACCGACCCCTATTTAAATCTTTTTCGCCGGATTATTCCACCGGTAGGTATGATTGATTTTTCACCAATAGCAGCTTTTTTTGTCTTAGAAGTTATAAGAATGTTACTGCTACAGCTTTTATTAATGTTGGGGTGA
- a CDS encoding RNA-binding protein: protein MDFAQVEIDDMLSQANKGRVVLTDFLDPAMAALTRERLQKFPEVNYKVDGGYPNAERVRFAFFPNYIFPEDVELNIGFLEISGNFKFQTVTHRDFLGAILATGIKREKIGDLIIIPNGCQVILDRDLVPYLIQEVDKVHRVGVTVREIVREELLLPEAKTREVIAFVKSLRLDSVGASGFGISRSQMVKEIEGQKVRVNWKLQVKPSYEVAPGDVISLRGRGRVEVLEIAGTSKSGRSKVVLKRYL from the coding sequence ATGGATTTTGCTCAAGTAGAAATAGACGATATGCTGTCTCAGGCTAACAAGGGACGGGTAGTGCTAACCGATTTTTTAGATCCAGCAATGGCAGCCTTAACCCGGGAAAGGCTACAAAAATTTCCCGAAGTAAATTATAAGGTAGATGGTGGTTATCCTAACGCTGAGCGGGTACGATTTGCTTTTTTCCCGAATTACATATTTCCCGAAGATGTGGAGTTAAACATCGGATTTTTAGAAATAAGTGGTAATTTTAAGTTTCAAACGGTAACCCACCGGGATTTTTTAGGGGCAATCCTGGCTACAGGTATAAAACGGGAAAAAATTGGGGATTTAATTATTATTCCTAACGGCTGTCAAGTGATTCTCGACCGGGATTTAGTACCATATCTTATCCAAGAAGTGGATAAAGTCCACCGGGTGGGTGTTACGGTGCGTGAAATTGTAAGAGAAGAACTCCTTTTACCCGAGGCTAAAACCCGGGAGGTAATCGCTTTTGTAAAGTCCTTAAGGCTTGACAGTGTTGGCGCCAGTGGCTTTGGAATTTCCCGAAGCCAGATGGTAAAAGAAATCGAAGGGCAGAAGGTACGCGTTAACTGGAAACTTCAGGTAAAACCTTCCTATGAAGTAGCGCCCGGAGATGTGATTTCTTTACGAGGGCGGGGAAGAGTAGAAGTTTTAGAGATTGCGGGCACTAGTAAAAGCGGACGGAGTAAAGTAGTTTTAAAGCGATATCTATAA
- a CDS encoding DivIVA domain-containing protein: MQLPLEIRAKEFKRVFRGYEPEAVDNYLEMVAQDMEKLITENQRLKELIDVKDQQIAQFKLLEDRINQALVVAEKTAGEITENARKEAEVIIKMAQNQRDEMISQAKMEVEKIKDEYESLTQEFERFKREFKAMLLSYLDEVGEKELNAKDQQISQLKPKDALTLKEQ, encoded by the coding sequence ATGCAGCTACCGCTGGAAATAAGGGCAAAGGAATTTAAACGGGTATTTCGGGGCTATGAACCGGAAGCGGTGGACAATTATTTAGAAATGGTAGCCCAGGATATGGAAAAACTAATTACTGAGAACCAGCGTTTAAAAGAACTAATTGACGTTAAAGACCAGCAAATAGCCCAGTTTAAGTTACTGGAAGATCGGATTAATCAAGCCTTAGTAGTTGCCGAAAAAACAGCGGGCGAGATAACTGAAAATGCCAGAAAAGAAGCAGAAGTCATAATTAAAATGGCTCAGAACCAAAGGGACGAAATGATAAGTCAGGCGAAAATGGAAGTAGAAAAAATAAAAGATGAATATGAAAGTTTAACTCAAGAATTTGAAAGGTTCAAACGGGAATTTAAGGCAATGCTGTTAAGTTATTTAGATGAAGTTGGAGAAAAGGAATTAAATGCTAAGGATCAACAGATATCCCAGCTAAAACCAAAAGATGCTTTAACTCTTAAAGAGCAATAA
- a CDS encoding FAD-binding and (Fe-S)-binding domain-containing protein — MVAEKRSFSQFEQAELQRKFGSRVNFNYNEIILYDHDVGALPSLIKPLVGNTTPAGIVQPENEEELIWLFQWARNKKIPLTPRASASSGYGGVLPVLGGLVIDLSRFNKIITHDEKAQTVTVQGGVVWKDLEYYLSFYGLAPRLVPTSAPASTVGGWVAQEGSGIGSYKYGWFKENVVSVRVVLANGDIRNFSGKDLDIIFGTMGTLGIITEVTLKVKPLKDTIVVAANFKSAKDLQSFINDLGKSGLDIWHVGFINPTAAELKNQLPPKVHHGHEEKGPALPKGFITLVAFEDSSIGQKVENLASKNGGQILPAEIAQHEWEQRYNPMKVKRIGPSLVPAEVVIPKSQLSEVFEEFERLISLPLVIEGTVVADKEIVLLGFIPHDERKFSFNFAYSLSLTVLKTAKKFGGRSYAAGLYLANEAPSVYGTRLQKIKELKAQVDPDGLFNPLKLEGKGIINTVMSLANTFEGIARWFGNKAKPDFGEKFAAKNGIPGNVAWYAYACAQCGYCRNVCTLYDGRGWESASPRGKWSFIRKVMEGKAKFDQKMVDTFLLCTTCEKCDFICQLDLPIEPSWGVLRGDLIMEKGHMTFPAFEMMAASLQKDINIWAGFREDRDKWVPEDLKGKIKDKAEIAYFAGCTASYVENDIAIASARLLDAAGIEFTYLGKDEACCGIPMLVSGRWDVFQEIVKHNITEAKKRGVKTVVTSCPACWLSWHDLYPEWAKKLGLDYDIEAKHYSQVLEEKIKSGELKFTHEVKARVTFHDSCHIGRAGGVYEPPRELIKAVPGVEFVEMEHNRENALCCGSVLTRIGESHPTSDKLGGKRVNEAVAVNADMLLALCPCCQFQLRVAANKNNIDMPVVDLASFAAKGLGIELPNPTPYALELWAVFEKMIALMTPEGFAGVMKALFPQMFKAMPGYMIGMMKVMRAIPGGLSLMKPMMPKMMPMLMPMVMPKVMPDMLREVEKRIPMPDYMKQQMPNLMPAVMDRLMPKMLPDVAKLVTDDMISYIKTSL, encoded by the coding sequence ATGGTGGCGGAAAAGAGAAGTTTTTCACAATTCGAACAGGCCGAACTGCAACGAAAGTTCGGGTCCAGGGTAAACTTTAATTACAATGAGATTATCTTATATGACCATGACGTTGGTGCTTTACCAAGCCTAATTAAACCACTGGTAGGTAACACCACCCCCGCTGGTATAGTCCAGCCGGAAAACGAGGAAGAATTAATCTGGCTTTTCCAGTGGGCAAGAAATAAGAAAATTCCACTTACTCCAAGGGCTTCCGCCTCATCCGGCTACGGCGGAGTTTTACCAGTATTAGGCGGATTGGTTATTGACTTATCCCGTTTTAACAAAATTATTACCCATGATGAAAAAGCCCAGACGGTAACGGTGCAGGGCGGAGTAGTATGGAAAGATCTAGAATATTATTTAAGTTTTTACGGCCTTGCCCCAAGGTTAGTTCCAACTAGCGCACCGGCTTCAACAGTGGGGGGCTGGGTTGCTCAGGAAGGTTCTGGGATTGGTAGTTATAAGTACGGTTGGTTTAAGGAAAATGTTGTTAGCGTCAGAGTTGTACTGGCCAATGGTGATATTAGGAATTTTTCCGGAAAAGATTTAGATATAATCTTTGGTACTATGGGTACTTTAGGGATAATCACCGAAGTTACCTTAAAAGTTAAACCCTTAAAAGATACGATAGTGGTTGCAGCTAATTTTAAATCAGCAAAGGATTTGCAAAGCTTTATTAATGATTTAGGTAAAAGTGGTCTTGATATCTGGCATGTTGGTTTTATCAATCCAACCGCCGCTGAACTAAAAAATCAGTTACCTCCCAAAGTACACCACGGTCACGAAGAAAAGGGACCTGCTCTTCCCAAAGGCTTCATTACCCTTGTAGCTTTTGAAGATAGCAGCATTGGTCAAAAGGTGGAGAATCTTGCCAGCAAAAATGGCGGCCAAATTCTACCGGCAGAAATTGCCCAGCATGAGTGGGAACAGCGGTACAATCCTATGAAAGTAAAAAGAATCGGTCCCTCTTTAGTTCCCGCAGAAGTAGTAATTCCTAAATCTCAATTAAGTGAAGTTTTTGAAGAATTCGAACGCTTGATCTCGCTGCCTTTAGTAATTGAAGGTACCGTTGTTGCCGATAAAGAAATAGTGCTTTTAGGCTTTATACCTCATGATGAACGAAAGTTTTCCTTTAACTTCGCCTATAGCCTTTCTTTAACCGTTTTAAAAACGGCGAAAAAGTTTGGCGGAAGAAGCTACGCTGCTGGCTTGTATTTAGCCAATGAAGCCCCGTCAGTTTATGGAACAAGATTACAGAAAATTAAAGAGTTAAAGGCCCAAGTAGACCCCGATGGTCTTTTTAACCCGTTAAAACTTGAAGGCAAAGGTATAATTAATACTGTAATGTCCTTGGCTAATACTTTTGAAGGAATTGCCAGGTGGTTTGGTAATAAAGCCAAACCGGATTTTGGTGAAAAATTTGCAGCTAAAAACGGAATACCGGGAAACGTCGCCTGGTATGCGTATGCTTGTGCCCAGTGCGGTTACTGTCGAAATGTCTGTACCCTGTATGACGGTCGGGGCTGGGAGTCGGCAAGCCCCCGGGGTAAGTGGTCGTTCATTCGTAAAGTTATGGAAGGTAAAGCTAAGTTTGACCAAAAAATGGTCGATACTTTCCTCCTCTGTACCACCTGTGAAAAATGTGACTTTATTTGTCAACTGGATTTACCCATTGAACCGTCCTGGGGCGTTTTACGGGGCGACCTTATTATGGAAAAAGGTCATATGACCTTCCCGGCCTTTGAAATGATGGCAGCAAGTTTGCAAAAAGACATCAATATTTGGGCGGGCTTTAGAGAAGACCGGGATAAATGGGTTCCCGAAGATTTAAAAGGCAAAATTAAGGATAAAGCAGAAATCGCTTACTTTGCCGGCTGTACCGCAAGTTATGTGGAAAATGATATCGCCATAGCTTCAGCTCGTCTTTTAGATGCCGCCGGCATTGAATTCACCTATCTTGGTAAAGATGAAGCATGCTGCGGGATACCTATGCTAGTCTCCGGTCGCTGGGATGTCTTCCAGGAAATTGTAAAGCATAACATTACCGAAGCCAAAAAACGGGGCGTTAAAACCGTGGTTACCTCCTGCCCCGCCTGCTGGTTGTCCTGGCATGACCTGTACCCTGAATGGGCAAAAAAGCTTGGTTTAGATTACGACATTGAAGCCAAACATTATTCACAAGTTTTAGAAGAAAAAATTAAATCCGGTGAGCTTAAGTTTACCCATGAGGTTAAAGCCCGGGTTACTTTCCATGATTCCTGTCACATCGGCCGGGCCGGTGGAGTGTATGAACCGCCGCGGGAACTTATAAAAGCTGTACCAGGGGTAGAATTTGTGGAAATGGAACACAACCGGGAAAATGCTCTCTGCTGCGGTAGCGTTTTAACCCGGATTGGGGAATCCCACCCCACTTCTGATAAATTAGGCGGCAAACGGGTAAACGAAGCAGTAGCGGTTAACGCCGATATGCTTTTAGCCCTATGCCCCTGCTGTCAGTTCCAACTACGGGTCGCTGCCAATAAAAATAATATCGATATGCCTGTAGTGGATTTAGCCTCCTTTGCCGCAAAAGGCTTGGGAATTGAGCTTCCCAACCCAACTCCTTATGCTTTAGAACTCTGGGCAGTTTTTGAAAAAATGATTGCTCTAATGACTCCGGAAGGCTTTGCGGGAGTAATGAAAGCTCTCTTCCCGCAAATGTTTAAGGCTATGCCCGGCTATATGATTGGTATGATGAAAGTAATGCGGGCAATCCCCGGTGGACTTTCCCTAATGAAGCCCATGATGCCCAAGATGATGCCCATGTTAATGCCAATGGTTATGCCAAAAGTTATGCCGGATATGCTGCGGGAAGTGGAAAAAAGAATCCCCATGCCCGACTATATGAAGCAGCAGATGCCTAATCTTATGCCCGCGGTAATGGATAGGTTAATGCCTAAGATGTTACCGGATGTAGCAAAACTGGTAACCGATGATATGATTTCCTATATTAAAACAAGCTTATAG